Proteins co-encoded in one Thermoplasmata archaeon genomic window:
- a CDS encoding MBL fold metallo-hydrolase: LKFVLTSATHSSSLGSPSGVVIIGKNSTVYHAGDTGAMMDMKLIGEFYKPKVALLPIGGHFVMGPYEAAKAVELIKPKIAIPMHYQTFPALWGTAIEFENEVQKLKLGTKVVTLKPGEKYNI, from the coding sequence CTAAAATTCGTATTGACCAGTGCTACGCACAGCTCTTCACTGGGCTCTCCTTCAGGAGTGGTTATAATAGGCAAAAACAGCACGGTCTATCATGCTGGCGATACAGGAGCAATGATGGACATGAAACTAATCGGAGAATTTTACAAGCCTAAGGTTGCGTTGTTGCCTATTGGTGGACACTTTGTAATGGGTCCTTACGAGGCTGCAAAAGCGGTGGAACTAATAAAACCTAAAATCGCAATACCCATGCATTACCAGACCTTTCCAGCATTATGGGGTACTGCAATAGAATTTGAAAACGAAGTGCAAAAATTAAAGTTAGGTACTAAGGTTGTAACACTCAAGCCCGGCGAAAAATACAACATATAA